The following nucleotide sequence is from Nesterenkonia xinjiangensis.
GATGATCAGCTCGACGGCGTCGGCGGCACGCTGGACCAGCTGCGGCAGCTCGTCGGCCTGGTCGGGGGAGAACTTCTGGAGCACGTAGTCTGCGGTCTCCATGCGCCCCGGCGGACGCGAGACCCCCACCCGGACACGGATGTAGTCCCGGTCGCCCCTGAGGTGCTGGGTGATGGACTTCAGCCCGTTGTGCCCGCCCTCGGAGCCGCCGCGCTTGAGCTTGATGCGGCCGAAGTCGAGGTCGACCTCGTCGTGGACGACCACCAGCCGGGCCGGGTCGACGTCGAAGTAGTCGACGAGACCGCGGATCGGCTTGCCGGAGGTGTTCATATATCCCTCGGAGACGGCCAGGACCACTTTGGGCCCGCCCAGTCCGAGGCGGGCCGCCACGACCTGGGCGCCGACCTTGGTGCGGGTGTACTTCGCGTCCATGCGGTCGAC
It contains:
- the pth gene encoding aminoacyl-tRNA hydrolase gives rise to the protein MASDTWLIAGLGNPGSRYRHTRHNIGHMVLDELVDRMDAKYTRTKVGAQVVAARLGLGGPKVVLAVSEGYMNTSGKPIRGLVDYFDVDPARLVVVHDEVDLDFGRIKLKRGGSEGGHNGLKSITQHLRGDRDYIRVRVGVSRPPGRMETADYVLQKFSPDQADELPQLVQRAADAVELIITEGLTGAQNTVHQA